One part of the Rickettsia akari str. Hartford genome encodes these proteins:
- the lpxD gene encoding UDP-3-O-(3-hydroxymyristoyl)glucosamine N-acyltransferase, which translates to MVSSNFYKNLGPRKLMAIIDFLHDIIEPPKVHEDIVIHDIKILQEASSNDISFLSNHKYSEFLKTTKAAACIVPKNFTGEANPNTVLIRAENSYFAYGKLIDFFYAPIKSYHAKIMKSAIVADSATIGKNCYIGHNVVIEDDVIIGDDSIIESGSFIGRGVNIGKNARIEQHVSINYAIIGDDALILAGAKIGQEGFGFSTEKGVHHKIFHIGVVKIGNNVEIGSNTTIDRGSLQDTIIEDLCRIDNLVQIGHGVKIGKGSIIVAQAGIAGSSTIGKYCALGGQVGIAGHLNICDGVQVAAQGGVLQNIEACKIVGGSPAVPIMDWHRQSVIMKQLVKTSNSKLKK; encoded by the coding sequence ATGGTAAGTAGTAATTTTTATAAAAATCTAGGACCACGAAAACTAATGGCAATTATAGATTTTTTACACGATATTATAGAACCTCCTAAGGTTCATGAAGATATAGTTATTCATGATATTAAGATTCTACAAGAAGCATCTTCAAACGACATTAGCTTTTTAAGTAATCATAAATACTCCGAATTTTTAAAAACTACTAAAGCTGCTGCTTGTATAGTGCCGAAAAATTTTACTGGAGAAGCAAATCCAAATACTGTTTTAATACGTGCTGAGAATTCATATTTTGCTTACGGCAAATTAATAGATTTTTTCTATGCTCCTATTAAATCATACCATGCTAAAATAATGAAATCCGCTATTGTTGCAGATTCGGCAACTATCGGAAAAAATTGTTATATAGGTCATAATGTAGTTATTGAAGACGATGTTATTATAGGTGATGATAGTATTATAGAATCCGGAAGTTTTATAGGTAGAGGCGTAAATATCGGCAAAAATGCTAGAATAGAGCAACACGTTTCAATAAATTATGCAATTATAGGCGACGACGCCTTAATACTCGCAGGGGCAAAAATTGGACAAGAGGGGTTTGGGTTTTCTACCGAAAAAGGCGTACATCATAAAATATTTCATATAGGAGTAGTTAAAATCGGCAATAATGTTGAAATTGGTAGCAATACTACTATTGATAGAGGTTCGCTTCAAGATACTATTATAGAAGATTTATGCCGCATAGATAATTTAGTCCAAATCGGGCATGGCGTAAAAATAGGTAAAGGCTCTATTATCGTAGCACAGGCAGGTATAGCAGGAAGTAGCACGATCGGTAAGTATTGTGCTCTTGGAGGACAAGTAGGCATCGCTGGACATCTAAATATATGCGACGGGGTACAGGTGGCGGCACAAGGCGGTGTCCTACAAAATATAGAAGCATGTAAAATTGTTGGTGGTAGCCCTGCAGTTCCTATTATGGACTGGCATAGACAATCTGTTATTATGAAACAATTAGTCAAGACATCTAATAGCAAATTAAAAAAGTAG
- the clpB gene encoding ATP-dependent chaperone ClpB — translation MNIDKFTAHAKSVIARSQSIAAKNDHQQILSLHLLSSLLSEETGIIRTIINNTGGNINLLEDQVQLALNKIPKVQVEGVGQVYSSAEALKVLEKASNIAKDSGDSFVTIERIFEALTYDNTIAGKILTNNGINSKKLAAVILQLRKGKKADTESAENSYDALKKYGRDVTELAESGKLDPIIGRDEEIRRTVQVLSRRMKNNPVLIGEPGVGKTAIIEGLAQRIFSKDVPESLMNCRIIELDIGALIAGAKYRGEFEERLKAVLSEIKDSSGEIILFIDELHLLVGTGKTDGAMDASNLLKPMLARGELHCIGATTLDEYRKYIEKDAALARRFQPVYVSEPTVEDTISILRGIKEKYELHHAVRISDSAIVSAATLSNRYITDRYLPDKAIDLIDEACSRMKIELSSKPEELDELDRRIIQIKIELAALKKENDEHSKKKITHLTEELEKLESKSYDMNAKWHAEKSKLQQAQKLKEELERARINLERAERDSNLAKASELKYGIIPEIMKKIQEAESMDNKGLLKEIVSESDIASIISRITGIPIDTMLSSERERLLVMEKKLRESVIGQDEAIKGVSDAVRRSRAGIQDINRPLGSFLFLGQTGVGKTELTKALAGFLFDDRNAILRIDMSEYMEKHAISRLIGAPPGYIGYDQGGVLTEAVRRRPYQVILFDEVEKAHHDIFNIMLQILDEGRLTDSQGITVDFKNTIIVLTSNLGAEILINQKEDEDTYKVKDEVMEYVKEVFKPEFLNRLDEIILFHRLNHNDIHDIVKIQLGSLKKILLQQNIILEFDESALNYLAEKGYDRSFGARPLKRLIQREIQNNLAKMILAGEISSGNIVKIGREKEELRIKIID, via the coding sequence ATGAATATTGATAAATTTACTGCACATGCTAAATCAGTGATAGCTCGTAGCCAATCGATTGCTGCTAAAAACGATCATCAGCAAATATTATCTTTGCATTTATTATCTAGTCTTTTAAGTGAAGAAACAGGTATAATTCGAACCATTATTAATAATACCGGCGGTAATATAAACTTATTAGAAGATCAAGTGCAGCTAGCACTAAATAAAATCCCAAAAGTTCAGGTTGAGGGAGTGGGACAAGTTTATTCTTCTGCTGAAGCTCTTAAAGTTTTAGAAAAAGCTAGTAACATTGCTAAAGACAGTGGGGATAGCTTTGTAACCATAGAGCGTATATTTGAAGCATTAACTTATGATAATACTATAGCCGGTAAAATTTTAACGAATAATGGAATTAATAGTAAAAAATTAGCAGCAGTTATTTTACAGCTTCGTAAAGGCAAAAAAGCAGATACCGAATCAGCAGAAAATAGTTACGATGCTCTAAAGAAATATGGCAGAGATGTGACAGAGCTTGCCGAAAGCGGTAAGCTTGACCCGATAATCGGACGTGATGAAGAAATAAGAAGAACAGTGCAGGTACTATCACGACGTATGAAAAATAACCCTGTATTGATCGGCGAGCCCGGAGTCGGTAAAACTGCTATAATAGAGGGGCTTGCACAACGTATATTTAGTAAGGACGTACCTGAGTCGCTTATGAATTGCCGTATTATTGAGCTTGATATTGGAGCATTAATAGCAGGTGCTAAATATCGAGGTGAATTTGAGGAGCGTCTTAAAGCAGTACTTAGTGAAATCAAAGACTCAAGCGGTGAAATTATTTTATTTATCGATGAATTGCATCTATTAGTCGGTACGGGAAAAACCGACGGTGCTATGGATGCCTCGAATTTACTAAAGCCAATGCTTGCTCGTGGTGAGCTGCACTGTATCGGTGCTACTACTCTAGACGAATATCGTAAATATATCGAGAAAGATGCAGCACTTGCTCGCCGTTTCCAGCCTGTTTACGTGAGTGAGCCGACGGTTGAGGATACTATATCAATACTTAGAGGCATTAAAGAAAAATACGAGCTGCATCATGCAGTGCGAATTTCCGATAGTGCGATAGTTTCAGCAGCGACGTTATCAAACCGTTATATTACCGATCGTTATTTACCTGATAAAGCTATCGATTTGATTGATGAAGCTTGTAGCCGTATGAAAATAGAATTGTCAAGTAAGCCTGAAGAGCTGGACGAGCTAGATCGCCGTATTATTCAGATAAAAATTGAGCTTGCAGCACTTAAAAAAGAAAATGACGAGCATTCTAAAAAGAAAATTACACATTTAACCGAGGAACTCGAAAAATTAGAATCTAAATCATATGATATGAACGCTAAATGGCATGCAGAAAAGTCTAAACTACAGCAAGCCCAAAAACTTAAAGAAGAGTTAGAACGAGCAAGAATCAATCTAGAGCGTGCCGAGCGTGACTCTAATCTCGCTAAAGCTAGTGAGCTAAAATATGGAATTATACCTGAGATTATGAAAAAGATTCAGGAAGCCGAAAGTATGGATAATAAAGGGCTATTAAAAGAAATTGTATCGGAAAGCGATATAGCAAGTATTATCTCTCGTATCACTGGTATTCCAATTGATACGATGCTATCAAGTGAGCGTGAGCGTCTACTTGTGATGGAGAAGAAACTACGTGAATCGGTCATAGGACAAGATGAAGCAATTAAAGGGGTCAGTGATGCAGTTAGAAGATCACGTGCAGGTATTCAGGATATTAACCGCCCTCTTGGTTCATTTTTATTCTTAGGACAGACAGGAGTTGGTAAAACTGAGCTTACCAAAGCCTTAGCCGGTTTTCTTTTTGATGACCGTAACGCGATACTTCGTATAGATATGTCGGAATATATGGAGAAGCACGCTATTTCTCGTCTGATAGGAGCTCCTCCAGGCTATATAGGATATGATCAAGGTGGAGTGCTAACAGAGGCAGTAAGACGCCGCCCATATCAGGTAATATTATTTGATGAGGTTGAAAAAGCCCACCACGATATATTTAATATTATGCTGCAAATACTTGATGAAGGAAGATTAACCGATAGTCAGGGTATCACAGTTGATTTTAAAAATACTATTATAGTTTTAACTTCTAATTTAGGTGCTGAGATACTCATTAATCAGAAAGAGGACGAAGATACATATAAAGTAAAAGATGAGGTTATGGAATATGTAAAAGAAGTATTTAAGCCGGAGTTTCTTAATAGGTTAGATGAAATTATATTATTCCATCGGCTAAATCATAATGATATTCATGATATAGTTAAGATACAGCTTGGAAGCTTAAAAAAAATTTTGCTACAACAAAATATTATTCTTGAATTTGATGAATCTGCTTTAAATTATTTAGCCGAAAAAGGCTATGATCGAAGTTTTGGAGCAAGACCCTTAAAACGCCTTATCCAGAGGGAAATACAAAATAATTTAGCCAAGATGATTTTAGCAGGCGAAATAAGTAGCGGTAATATCGTGAAAATAGGTAGAGAAAAGGAAGAGCTAAGGATAAAGATAATTGATTAA
- a CDS encoding patatin-like phospholipase family protein, with the protein MLEINNLAFAGGGVKVIAYAWALKVLKDKDCLKNIQKVVGASGGAIAAFSIVLGYQSEKIEDILKKIKFLDRTSKWDQVYNLVFYGWLNSEKYLEEFLGQLLKDNGFDPDITFKQLHDSQKTNIDLYVVILISVLNFQKLYLIKMLLMRKS; encoded by the coding sequence ATGTTAGAAATAAATAACTTAGCCTTTGCAGGTGGTGGAGTAAAAGTCATAGCATATGCATGGGCTCTAAAGGTATTAAAAGACAAAGATTGTTTAAAAAATATCCAAAAAGTAGTTGGAGCTTCTGGTGGTGCAATAGCTGCTTTCTCAATAGTACTAGGATATCAATCGGAAAAAATTGAGGATATACTTAAGAAAATTAAATTTTTAGATCGTACTAGTAAATGGGACCAAGTGTATAATCTTGTATTCTATGGATGGTTAAATTCTGAGAAATATCTAGAAGAATTTTTAGGGCAATTATTAAAAGACAATGGATTTGACCCCGATATTACTTTTAAACAGCTACATGATAGTCAAAAAACAAATATAGATTTATATGTAGTGATACTAATCTCAGTACTCAATTTCCAGAAATTATATCTTATAAAAATGCTCCTGATGAGAAAGTCATAA
- the fabZ gene encoding 3-hydroxyacyl-ACP dehydratase FabZ — MIIDITEIMDLIPHRYPFLLVDRVLEIDLNKSILGIKNVTVNEPQFTGHFPTRPVMPGVLMVEAMAQIAAILVAKSLGSTKNKDVFLMAIENAKFRRIVQPGDTMHIHAVIDQQRTNVWKFSSTVTVEGEMAAESKFTAMIKDKS; from the coding sequence ATGATCATAGATATTACCGAAATCATGGATTTAATACCTCATCGCTATCCATTTTTACTGGTAGATAGGGTACTTGAAATTGACCTTAATAAATCAATATTAGGTATTAAAAACGTTACTGTTAACGAACCGCAATTTACAGGGCATTTTCCGACAAGACCTGTTATGCCTGGTGTTCTAATGGTTGAGGCTATGGCACAAATTGCTGCTATATTAGTTGCTAAATCTTTAGGTTCTACTAAAAATAAAGATGTGTTTTTGATGGCTATTGAAAATGCAAAATTTCGTAGAATCGTTCAGCCCGGGGATACTATGCATATCCACGCTGTTATTGATCAGCAAAGAACTAACGTATGGAAATTTTCAAGTACTGTTACGGTTGAAGGTGAAATGGCTGCAGAAAGTAAGTTTACTGCAATGATTAAAGATAAATCATAG